One genomic region from Argentina anserina chromosome 2, drPotAnse1.1, whole genome shotgun sequence encodes:
- the LOC126782856 gene encoding probable carboxylesterase 12 — translation MSDELALDFSPFIKVYKDGRVERLLGTATVPASIDPQTGVQSKDVIISTAPLISVRLYIPKSTSTESTLKLPVLVYFHGGGFCIESAFSPTYHNYLNSFVSEANVIAVSVDYRLAPEHPVPAAYEDSWAAVKWVESHLAGTGPEEWLNRHADMNRVFFSGDSAGANIAHHMGLRVGSEKLACFKLKGIVLVHPYFWGEEPVGGELALAESVRKMVPDLWKFTYPLTCGSDDPLFNPGKHPKLGELGCEKVLVCVAEKDSLKDRGWYYSEVLKKSGWNGVVEVMEAKEEQHVFHLFNPSCDNAVAMLKKIVSFMN, via the coding sequence ATGAGCGACGAACTTGCCCTTGATTTCTCTCCCTTCATCAAAGTATACAAAGACGGCCGAGTCGAGCGTCTCCTAGGCACAGCCACAGTCCCTGCATCGATCGATCCCCAAACCGGGGTGCAATCCAAAGACGTCATCATCTCAACCGCACCTCTcatctctgtaaggctttacaTTCCCAAGTCCACTTCAACTGAGTCAACCCTGAAGCTCCCTGTTCTGGTTTACTTTCACGGCGGTGGCTTCTGCATTGAGAGTGCTTTCTCTCCCACTTATCACAATTACCTCAACTCATTTGTCTCCGAAGCCAATGTTATAGCTGTTTCTGTTGACTACAGGTTGGCGCCGGAGCACCCTGTCCCGGCTGCCTATGAAGATTCATGGGCGGCTGTAAAATGGGTGGAGTCCCATTTAGCCGGAACTGGCCCGGAAGAGTGGCTGAACCGGCATGCTGATATGAACCGGGTTTTCTTTTCAGGTGATAGTGCTGGTGCTAACATAGCTCATCACATGGGTTTGAGAGTTGGATCTGAGAAGTTGGCCTGTTTTAAGCTGAAGGGGATTGTGTTGGTACATCCATATTTTTGGGGGGAAGAACCAGTTGGGGGAGAGCTAGCTTTGGCTGAGAGTGTTAGAAAGATGGTGCCTGATTTGTGGAAGTTTACATACCCTTTGACTTGTGGATCCGATGACCCGCTTTTTAATCCGGGTAAGCATCCGAAGTTGGGGGAATTGGGTTGTGAGAAAGTGTTGGTCTGTGTTGCGGAGAAGGATTCGTTGAAAGATAGGGGGTGGTATTACAGTGAGGTATTGAAGAAGAGTGGATGGAATGGAGTTGTGGAAGTTATGGAAGCAAAGGAGGAGCAGCATGTGTTTCATTTGTTCAATCCTAGTTGTGACAATGCTGTGGCCATGCTCAAGAAGATCGTTTCTTTCATGAAttag
- the LOC126782855 gene encoding probable carboxylesterase 12 — protein sequence MATCLFGLAISIFPKPKTPTLSVNLHSLPPSSFTPLSLPHRKPCFITRSQTSSSALAMESSTEVYKDFSPFLIIYKDGRIQRLANTDFVPASFDPQTGVETKDAVVSEDTGLTVRLYIPKAKVTENPTKLPLLVYYHGGGFCMGSPFCAYYNSYVASLASKANVVAVSVAYRKAPENPLPIGFEDSWAALKWVGSHFEGKGPDEWLNAYADFGKVFLGGDSAGANIAHHMGLRIGYEGLVGVKLNGVVLVHPYFWGSEPVGDEPTDAEKRAMAEGIWRFACPTSSGVDDPLMNPTKDPKLGKLAAERVLVCVAEKDGLVHRGWHYSELLKKSEWNGSVEVVVSKEEDHVFHLNNPTGDHAVALMEEIVSFINA from the coding sequence ATGGCTACTTGTCTTTTTGGCCTTGCCATTTCTATATTTCCAAAACCAAAAACTCCAACTCTCTCTGTAAACCTCCATTCCCTTCCCCCTTCTTCATTCACACCCCTCTCTCTCCCACACAGAAAGCCCTGCTTTATTACTCGCTCACAAACCTCCTCCTCTGCCCTTGCCATGGAGTCAAGCACTGAAGTCTACAAAGACTTCTCACCCTTCCTCATAATCTACAAAGACGGCCGCATCCAACGGCTCGCCAACACTGACTTTGTTCCAGCTTCGTTTGATCCCCAAACCGGTGTCGAAACCAAAGACGCTGTTGTCTCAGAGGATACAGGGCTCACAGTTAGGCTCTACATCCCCAAAGCCAAAGTTACTGAGAACCCAACAAAGCTTCCTCTCCTTGTTTACTACCATGGAGGTGGGTTTTGTATGGGGTCACCATTCTGTGCCTATTACAACAGTTATGTCGCTTCCTTGGCTTCCAAGGCAAATGTGGTTGCTGTGTCTGTGGCTTATAGAAAGGCCCCGGAAAACCCTCTCCCAATCGGGTTTGAAGATTCATGGGCCGCGCTCAAATGGGTCGGGTCCCATTTTGAGGGAAAAGGACCAGATGAGTGGCTGAATGCATACGCTGATTTTGGGAAAGTGTTCTTGGGTGGTGATAGTGCTGGGGCTAATATAGCACATCATATGGGTTTGAGAATTGGGTATGAGGGTTTGGTTGGTGTGAAGCTCAATGGGGTTGTTTTAGTGCATCCCTATTTTTGGGGGTCAGAACCAGTTGGGGATGAACCCACTGACGCAGAGAAAAGAGCAATGGCTGAAGGTATATGGAGGTTTGCTTGTCCAACGAGCAGTGGGGTAGATGATCCGTTGATGAACCCGACTAAGGATCCGAAATTGGGGAAGTTGGCGGCGGAGAGAGTGCTAGTTTGTGTTGCTGAGAAGGATGGATTGGTGCATAGAGGGTGGCATTACAGTGAGCTGTTGAAGAAAAGTGAGTGGAATGGGAGTGTGGAGGTTGTGGTGTCTAAGGAGGAGGATCATGTGTTTCATTTGAACAATCCAACTGGGGATCACGCTGTGGCTCTGATGGAGGAGATAGTTTCCTTCATCAAtgcatga